The nucleotide sequence ACCCATTGGCAGACCGGTGCGGTAGGAAGTATACTTTGACGGTATGTTCTGTGGTTTTTGCAGTCTCGTCGATCTTAATGGCATTATCGGTAACCTTGGGGATGCTTGTAGCGGGCAGACTCGTGGTCGGTATTGCTGTGGGCATTGCAGCTCAATGCATTCCGGTATATTTAAGCGAGATTTCCCCTGCTCGAATTAGGGGAACTGTACTTGCCCTAAACTCCATAAGTATCACGCTGGGCCAGCTTGTGGCTTACGTCATGGCATATGTGCTAGTTGATCCTGTCGATCCCTACAATAAAACTCCGGCAGCATGGAGGTATTTGTTCGGGCTAGGATGTTTGCCCGCGTTGGTGTTCGTCCTAACACTGGATTTTGTTCCAGAATCTCCTCGGTGGTTATTGAGTCAGCTTAGAATTCATGATGCAGAAATGGCCTTGCATACAATTTATCCTAAAGCCTCGGCAAACGAAGTGCGATACGCGCTCCGTAAGTTAGTTCAcaacttgaacaagatcCGACTCCACAATGATGAAACAGATCCCTTGATTCTACCTGCATCGgccaagagaagaagcgTCGCCTCTTCACGCACAGGCAGGTCCTCGCTCGATGCATTATTGTTCAGCAGTCTCAATGAACCAGAAAATTCTAATGCCTTGGGCACTGGACTTAAAAGAAAACGGCATAGATGGGAGGCAAGGAGCAAAAGAGCGCTTCTTGTCGGATGTGTCCTTATGtttttccaacaaatcaCAGGTTTTAACGCTTTCATGTACTATTCAGCAACCATTTTCAAGCAAGCAGGATTCACGAACCCGACGGTTCCATCCATTATCGTGGCACTTACGAACTTTACGTTCACACTGCTTGCTCTTCAACTAATTGATACAGTGGGCAGACGAATGATGCTCCTAATGACGATATGGATCATGACCATTGGACTCCTGCTTTGCTCAGTTGGTTTCGAACTGCAGAACCTCAGTTTATTGATTGTATCAGTTATTATTTATGTTGGTGCATACGCAGCAGGAATGGGTGTTGTGCCATGGAGTAGTGTGGAGTTCCTTCCGCTCAACAGAAGGGCGGTTGGTGGATCCATTATCTCATGTACAAACTGGCTCACTAACTCTGTTGTGTCAATGTCTTATCTAAGTGTGATGAAACGTATAGGTAATGAAAACACTATGCTTATCTTCGCCTTATTTACAATTCTGAACTGGCTCTTTGTCTACATATGGTACCCAGAAGTTAAAGGTCTATCATTGGAAGAGATCGGTCAAGTGTTTGAAAACGGTGTCGATGTTCATTTCATTTATAGAAATTATTACTAAAGTAGAGACAGTCTTATGGAAAGCGAGGGAGGTGTGAGGGCGTGCATACATGCGTCACTAACGTTTGTCCTCGCATTATCTTGATATTtaaaaagagaagtttAAATACTTATTTTTAACTTACTTACATTTTACCAAAGGTTTCCCACAGTATATTGGATAATGTCTTGCCAATTTTTCGATTACCTGGAGCATCTCGTAATTCATGCTGGATTAGTAGCTTCCCATCAGATTCCGTTTGACAGTTCCTAAATGCCTTTAAAAGTGACTTGAAAGTAGGATATCTAGATTGTATCATCAATGCCTTTTCAAGTGATATACCCTTGACTGACATTAACGCTCGTAAATAAAGCTCTTTCACCGTCATCAAATTCGTCTTCACCATCGCAGATTGCATGGACTCGTAGTTATGACAACATTCGatctctttgtttctttcaaactcCTTACGAAACAACTTTAGCGAAGTTAGGTATATGTCTTGATTGGTTATATTGTCATGATTTATAACCACAAGCGACTTCTTCGAATATAGATTGCTAATTATTAGCGACATATCAGTAAGCCATTGTACAGTAGTATCTGCATTCCTCGTCCTTTTGATATGAAAGTCGTTGTAAATAACAGTAGTCCATATACTagttttcatcatttctGCGCTATCACTAACATTGGCCCCTGTAGTCTCTTCAACAAGATAAAAAATGTGCTTGCATCCAGTTTTTTGGAGCctattcttttgttctgcAAATCTATTATCCCGAATACTAATAACTAAATCATCCAAACGTTTACGTTCTACAATGAAATTTAATGCACATTGTTTTCCGCTCTTTTTATGCTTAGCAAGCCATATCATATCACCTATGGTTAAACTTGCTGATTCTGCTTTTATTCCCTTCTGGGAAAGCTttcgaagaaagaatcCTCTATCATCTTTTGACCTGACTTCTCTGTGATCAATGTAGAGGATTACATCATAGGTGCCGGGTTTCCATAGTTCGTATTTCACACCTTTCCAACGGCCCTTTGATCCCTGCTCAGCTGCCACTGGCGTTGAACTAATTGGCACGTGTTCAGATTCCGTGTTTCCTTCTATTCTACTAGATTGAATTGTGGCATCCAAAAATAATCTTGACGAATCTAAACTCTTGTCTGCAGAAATATTGGCATTATTCATTAAATTGCTATAATTTACCGAGTTCATAAGCTCGTCGTCAGTCATCAATGACGTATTTCCGGCTTCGTGCCTACTTTTCCTCCGTTCGTAAGCACTAGATGGATCAAAATTTATATCATTTGCCGACTTTAAACTTTCTGCCAGTATTTTACCCTCTTCCGTGAGGCTGTACTGCAATGGTCTGCCTTGCTCCACGACTAAATTATTACTTTTTAACGATTTGATTGAGTTCCACGCGCTGTAAAATTCCTTTGTAGATGGATTTTTCTCATAGCTTTGATCACAGTATTTAGCTGCTTCTTTTATCAGTTGTCTGCGCGTACACGTCATGCCATCTCTGTCGCAGCCAAGTTCTAACAATCCTAGTAATATTCCGAATCCTCCACTTCTGTTTCGAGGTATGTattgcttcttccttcGCTTCCTTCTGTTTTGGCTTTCATCATCTACTGGTTCTAAAGTTCTTACTCTTGATCTTTGTGTAACGGTTGAATTGCTATCGGTTTGCGTTGAGTTTTGGGTATCCTCAGGAGCATTTGTTTCTTCCGGGAATAAAAGTCCATTTTTATCGCAATACTCTTTTAGCTTTTTCGAGAGTTTGTTCATCGTCGTCTGACCTATGCCTTTGACTTTTAGCAAATCTTTAGGATGATGGAGGCATTCTTGGTATTGTTTTAAGGCGAAAAGCGCTCGGTTAAGGACCATCACCAGCTTTTCTTGGTGAGCGGCGGTTCTTTCATTTACTTCCTCTTGAAGAAAGTTCACATATAACTCCTTCGCATTATCAGGAATGCTCATTGAATATTGGGTATTGCTAATACAGAGTAGTAATGGATGCTAATGAAGCTGAAAAGATTGGTTTCCTGACAATACCATCCCTTTTTATATGTTGAAATCGATATATTCACATTGATTTTGAGATGAGGATCATTAGGTAAAATACTAAAATgatatataatatacaaaaataaaagatttACGCGTatgtaaacaaaacagACATAGAGGGTTACAATAGTAAGTAAGATAAAAGAGATTTATCGACTGGAGAAGCTTCCTTCGGAGAGGAATGCGGTAGGTTTATATGTTAGTATATTGCATTAAAGTATACTGGTCAAAGACATCTAATATAGAAGC is from Kluyveromyces marxianus DMKU3-1042 DNA, complete genome, chromosome 2 and encodes:
- the CIN10 gene encoding Cin10p; translated protein: MLDDMHETQPASAGTNTGSGSSLGANGVPGSRSPLLPALVSRDADSVEDVYSDLYSTVSQLTTTTANDIEQQPYPLTWRSSVMLVSATIGGLLFGYDTGVISGVLVSMNPSDLRLVELYDWQKEVITSITCAGSFVGSMVAYPLADRCGRKYTLTVCSVVFAVSSILMALSVTLGMLVAGRLVVGIAVGIAAQCIPVYLSEISPARIRGTVLALNSISITLGQLVAYVMAYVLVDPVDPYNKTPAAWRYLFGLGCLPALVFVLTLDFVPESPRWLLSQLRIHDAEMALHTIYPKASANEVRYALRKLVHNLNKIRLHNDETDPLILPASAKRRSVASSRTGRSSLDALLFSSLNEPENSNALGTGLKRKRHRWEARSKRALLVGCVLMFFQQITGFNAFMYYSATIFKQAGFTNPTVPSIIVALTNFTFTLLALQLIDTVGRRMMLLMTIWIMTIGLLLCSVGFELQNLSLLIVSVIIYVGAYAAGMGVVPWSSVEFLPLNRRAVGGSIISCTNWLTNSVVSMSYLSVMKRIGNENTMLIFALFTILNWLFVYIWYPEVKGLSLEEIGQVFENGVDVHFIYRNYY
- the MUS81 gene encoding Mus81p, with the translated sequence MSIPDNAKELYVNFLQEEVNERTAAHQEKLVMVLNRALFALKQYQECLHHPKDLLKVKGIGQTTMNKLSKKLKEYCDKNGLLFPEETNAPEDTQNSTQTDSNSTVTQRSRVRTLEPVDDESQNRRKRRKKQYIPRNRSGGFGILLGLLELGCDRDGMTCTRRQLIKEAAKYCDQSYEKNPSTKEFYSAWNSIKSLKSNNLVVEQGRPLQYSLTEEGKILAESLKSANDINFDPSSAYERRKSRHEAGNTSLMTDDELMNSVNYSNLMNNANISADKSLDSSRLFLDATIQSSRIEGNTESEHVPISSTPVAAEQGSKGRWKGVKYELWKPGTYDVILYIDHREVRSKDDRGFFLRKLSQKGIKAESASLTIGDMIWLAKHKKSGKQCALNFIVERKRLDDLVISIRDNRFAEQKNRLQKTGCKHIFYLVEETTGANVSDSAEMMKTSIWTTVIYNDFHIKRTRNADTTVQWLTDMSLIISNLYSKKSLVVINHDNITNQDIYLTSLKLFRKEFERNKEIECCHNYESMQSAMVKTNLMTVKELYLRALMSVKGISLEKALMIQSRYPTFKSLLKAFRNCQTESDGKLLIQHELRDAPGNRKIGKTLSNILWETFGKM